TCGTCATCCGGAAATGCCTGCAACGCGCTGTCGAAGATCGCCATCGCCTCGTCCGGTCGGCCGACCGACTCGAGGATCTCAGCCTCGACCATATACAGCAGAACGGCGTTGTCGGGTCCTCTGTCGCGCAGCTGCTGGAGGATCTCGCGCGCACGTCGAACGTCGCCGCCCTTCGCGCTCAACAAGGCCGTGCGGATCTGCGCATCGACCGAATTCGTGCCCTTGACCTTGCCGTACCACACGAGAGCAGCCTCGGGATTTTCGGCACGCTCCTCGACCTGCCCCAGATAGAAGGCCGCGTCGTCTCGACGCTCCCCGGTCTCATACAGACGCGTGAAGTAGATGCGCGCTCCTTCCGTGTCCTCGAGCTGCAACGACAGGATCCCGACGGCGAACAGGACATCCGGCTCCTTCGGACGATTATCCAGTAGACGCTGGAAGACATCACGCGCGCTGGAGAACTCTTCTTCCTCGACGAGGAACTGACCGTAGAGCATCCGCAACGTCTGATCGTCGGGACTCAGTGCGAGATACTCCTCCAGCAAGGACCGTGCTTCACCGCGCTTGTCCGAGGAGATCAGCAGCCTCACGAGAAAAAGTCTCGGCGTGTTCCATTCCGGGCGCAGCTCGAGCGCCCGGCGCGCGGCGGCATCGGCGATCTCGAGCTGCGACGCGCCGGCCGCCACCATTGCGAGCGACTGCTGCGCATACGCACTCTGCGGAAACTGGTCGGCCAATGCCTGCATCAGTCCGACACGCGCCGCCGGCGTCGGCGCACGCGAAACGATGGCGGCGGCGTGTCCGAATGCCGCTTCCGGATCATCGGGCGAGAGCTGCACGAGACGCATCAGATGCACGAGCGCCCCTTCATGGTCGTTCGCCTTGATGCGGGAGAAGGCGCCCATCTGATGCGCGCCGGTCGATGTCGGATCCAGATCCAGCCAACGCCGCAAACCCTGCTCGGTGGCCGCATCGTTGCCCGCCGTGATGGCGGCACGCACGGCCAGCTCGGTCAGGCGGGGATCCTTCGTGAGGTCCGCCGCCTCCAGGTAGTAGGCAAACGCGGTGTCCAGATCGCCGCGACGTGCGGCGATCTCGGCAACCAAGACGGCGTAGATCTGATCGGCGCTCAAGCCGTCCGCAAGACCCGCTGCATCGACCTCGGGGTCGTCGGCCGGCGTTCCGACGGATCGATCGGGTTGCAGAGGGCTCGATGCCGGGCTGGACGCGGGGCTGGATGCCGGGCTGGACGCGGGACGCGATGCCGGGTCAGCGATCTGCGCGAACGCACCCGCGGACATGAGCGCCGAGACGGCAAAGAACCCGCCGAGAGTGAAAAGCAGAAACGAGCGTGGCATGTGTATGATCCGGCAAGAGCCAATCCGACGACGATTGTGATCGTGAGAGCCCAGTATAGCGAAGCAGTTCCTCAGTCCGACAACCGAAAAACCACAAGATCCACGTCGGTGGGTTTTCATTGCCCCCCGAAAGTCGGACAATCGCGAGGATCACCACCTGACATCCTCAGAACTATGAAGCTGCTTGTTCTCGGACTCAATCACAAGACGGCGCCGGTCGATGTCCGCGAGCGGCTCGCCTTCGGCCCCGACATCATCGTCGGCGCCTTGCGCGACCTCACCAATTGCGACGGTATCGCCGAGGGTGTCGTGCTCTCTACCTGCAACCGCACCGAGATCTACTGCGCGGTGCAGGATTGCTCCGAGGAGGCGGCCCGGCACTGGCTGAGCCGCTTCCACGGCGTCGAGCACGAGCGGGTGGGGCCTTTTCTCTACGCCCACATCGGACGCGATGCCGTCACCCATCTGCTGCGCGTCTGCAGCGGGCTCGACTCCATGGTCCTGGGCGAGCCTCAGATCCTGGGGCAGGTGAAGAACGCCTACCAAACCGCGACGGACTGTACCGCCACCGGGAAGC
The sequence above is drawn from the Thiocapsa rosea genome and encodes:
- a CDS encoding tetratricopeptide repeat protein; translated protein: MPRSFLLFTLGGFFAVSALMSAGAFAQIADPASRPASSPASSPASSPASSPLQPDRSVGTPADDPEVDAAGLADGLSADQIYAVLVAEIAARRGDLDTAFAYYLEAADLTKDPRLTELAVRAAITAGNDAATEQGLRRWLDLDPTSTGAHQMGAFSRIKANDHEGALVHLMRLVQLSPDDPEAAFGHAAAIVSRAPTPAARVGLMQALADQFPQSAYAQQSLAMVAAGASQLEIADAAARRALELRPEWNTPRLFLVRLLISSDKRGEARSLLEEYLALSPDDQTLRMLYGQFLVEEEEFSSARDVFQRLLDNRPKEPDVLFAVGILSLQLEDTEGARIYFTRLYETGERRDDAAFYLGQVEERAENPEAALVWYGKVKGTNSVDAQIRTALLSAKGGDVRRAREILQQLRDRGPDNAVLLYMVEAEILESVGRPDEAMAIFDSALQAFPDDENLLYARALSAVKLDRIVLAEQDLRRIIEIDPEHADALNALGYTLADRTDRYAEAKMYIEKAYALKPDEPAILDSMGWVHYRLGNYETALDYLRRALEHMSDGEIAAHLGEVLWAMNRREEALEVWEAAAKEHPDHDYLKEVMGRHRASGADPTR